From Rudanella lutea DSM 19387, a single genomic window includes:
- a CDS encoding helix-turn-helix transcriptional regulator codes for MKNRLKVQRAEHNFSQADLAERIGVSRQTINSIETGRYVPSTILALKLAHLFGVRVEEVFQLEEGD; via the coding sequence ATGAAAAACCGCCTGAAGGTGCAACGCGCCGAACACAATTTTTCTCAGGCCGACCTTGCCGAGCGCATCGGCGTGAGCCGCCAAACGATCAACTCCATCGAAACCGGCCGGTACGTACCCTCCACAATTCTGGCCCTGAAACTGGCGCACCTTTTCGGGGTACGGGTGGAGGAGGTTTTTCAGCTCGAAGAGGGGGATTGA
- the aat gene encoding leucyl/phenylalanyl-tRNA--protein transferase gives MNQLTADDLIYGYLNGIFPMADADGTLYWYSPDPRAIIPLETYKPAKSLRPVLNKKAFEIRINADFEQVMRRCAVPRSSDDSTWISEEIISAYTTLNQMGLAHSVETYIDDRLVGGLYGVALGAAFFGESMFYEVDNASKVAFHYLILTLRKQRFELLDTQFINDNVRRFGAIEIPKNQYLKMLKQALKRKARFSEPMLEHLFNFHAED, from the coding sequence ATGAATCAATTAACCGCCGACGATCTCATCTACGGTTACTTAAACGGTATCTTTCCGATGGCCGACGCCGATGGTACGTTATACTGGTACTCGCCCGACCCCCGGGCCATCATACCACTTGAAACGTACAAACCGGCCAAATCATTGCGCCCTGTTCTCAACAAGAAAGCCTTTGAAATACGCATAAATGCTGATTTTGAACAGGTTATGCGTCGCTGTGCTGTACCTCGCTCATCCGACGATAGCACCTGGATCTCTGAGGAAATTATCAGTGCCTACACCACGCTCAACCAGATGGGTTTAGCCCATAGTGTAGAAACGTATATAGATGACCGTTTGGTTGGCGGCTTGTACGGTGTGGCTCTCGGTGCTGCCTTTTTTGGCGAATCTATGTTCTATGAAGTCGACAATGCTTCGAAAGTTGCCTTCCACTACTTGATTCTGACCTTACGAAAACAGCGCTTCGAACTTCTTGACACTCAGTTTATTAATGATAATGTTCGACGCTTTGGCGCGATTGAAATCCCAAAGAATCAGTACCTCAAAATGCTAAAGCAGGCACTCAAACGGAAAGCCCGGTTTAGCGAACCCATGCTCGAACACTTGTTTAACTTTCACGCAGAAGATTAA
- a CDS encoding PAS domain-containing sensor histidine kinase, with protein MNRLLASVFMQAPSAMAVVKWPDLTFVFTNSPYQKLFRRSSGQLNGRSMREVWPDSAAYAIDEVGESGKPLTIAEYPIQVQTPDGDDRVLYFQFVFQPVAIEGETPTHLVIQATDVSEQVYARQQLEQSQDRFGAAIAAVQGTLWTNNPRGEMEGTQPGWAALTGQSYEEYQGYGWSRVVHPDDALPTIQAWNEAVRERRMFVFEHRVRAKGGRWGQFTIRAIPLFDREGTIREWVGVHTDVTQQRQAEAALRESEERFRIMADAAPTLVWTCNPDGSFKYMNPQVLAYLGMSEAQFLPSSYTDLLHPDERVSVGQAFRQAIQTLKPYTLEHRLRKQDGSYRWFLAQGAPSQYPNGELFAYVGSWIDIHEQKLSAERLEQEVADRTRELVKLNRALERSNEYLQQFAYVASHDLQEPLRKIQYFGGHVLEQYGQLLPTPAQDLLRRMQNASVRMANLIRDLLAYSKLSTQSLSAQPQNFEPVSLGEVVAEVLTDLELTIQTRNAQIDVGELPTLLADRTQMQQLLSNLMGNALKYTRPDTDPVVQIGSRLVEAHASQLPASLTQSDKPYWEIWVADNGIGFGEKYLDKLFQMFGRLHGRSQYEGSGIGLATCKRVAENHNGAITARSEPGQGATFLVYLPA; from the coding sequence TTGAACCGATTGTTAGCATCGGTATTCATGCAGGCTCCATCAGCCATGGCGGTGGTGAAATGGCCCGATTTGACCTTCGTATTTACCAATTCACCCTATCAGAAGCTTTTCAGGCGTTCATCCGGGCAGCTGAATGGGCGCTCAATGAGGGAGGTATGGCCCGACAGTGCAGCGTACGCTATTGATGAGGTAGGTGAATCGGGAAAGCCGCTGACCATTGCTGAGTATCCGATTCAAGTACAGACCCCCGACGGAGACGACCGGGTCTTGTATTTTCAATTTGTGTTTCAGCCGGTAGCCATCGAAGGCGAAACCCCAACGCATTTGGTCATTCAAGCAACGGATGTATCAGAGCAGGTGTATGCCCGGCAACAACTTGAGCAGAGTCAGGATCGGTTTGGGGCGGCTATAGCGGCCGTGCAGGGTACGTTGTGGACGAATAATCCACGCGGAGAAATGGAAGGGACGCAACCCGGTTGGGCTGCTCTGACCGGGCAATCGTACGAAGAATACCAGGGGTACGGATGGTCGAGGGTTGTACACCCCGACGATGCCCTGCCCACAATTCAGGCCTGGAACGAAGCCGTCCGCGAACGGCGTATGTTTGTTTTCGAGCATCGGGTTCGGGCCAAAGGTGGCCGTTGGGGCCAGTTCACGATTCGCGCCATTCCGTTGTTCGATCGGGAGGGGACTATACGCGAGTGGGTAGGTGTGCACACGGATGTAACGCAGCAACGACAGGCCGAAGCCGCCCTTCGAGAAAGTGAGGAGCGGTTCCGAATCATGGCCGACGCGGCCCCGACGCTCGTATGGACCTGTAACCCCGACGGATCGTTCAAGTACATGAATCCGCAGGTGCTGGCGTATTTGGGCATGTCGGAGGCTCAGTTTTTACCCTCTAGCTATACCGATCTGTTGCATCCCGATGAGCGCGTATCGGTTGGGCAGGCTTTCCGGCAGGCTATTCAGACACTGAAGCCGTACACGCTCGAACACCGACTTCGCAAGCAGGACGGCTCGTACCGGTGGTTTTTGGCGCAGGGGGCACCAAGCCAGTACCCCAATGGCGAGTTGTTTGCCTACGTGGGCTCCTGGATTGATATACACGAGCAAAAACTTTCGGCCGAACGACTGGAGCAGGAAGTAGCCGACCGTACCCGCGAACTGGTGAAGCTCAACCGGGCCCTCGAACGATCCAACGAATACCTGCAACAGTTTGCTTACGTAGCCAGCCACGATTTGCAGGAACCCCTGCGCAAGATTCAATATTTCGGCGGGCATGTGCTCGAACAGTACGGCCAATTGCTCCCAACGCCCGCGCAGGATTTGCTCCGGCGGATGCAGAACGCGTCGGTACGGATGGCGAATTTGATTCGGGATTTGCTGGCTTACTCGAAACTATCCACGCAGTCACTGTCGGCACAGCCGCAGAACTTTGAACCGGTGTCGCTTGGCGAGGTGGTGGCTGAGGTTCTGACCGATCTTGAACTGACGATTCAGACCCGAAACGCCCAAATCGACGTGGGGGAACTCCCCACCCTGTTGGCCGACCGAACGCAGATGCAGCAACTGCTGAGTAACCTGATGGGCAATGCGCTCAAATACACTCGTCCCGATACCGACCCTGTGGTGCAGATTGGGAGTCGGCTGGTGGAGGCTCACGCTTCGCAGTTGCCCGCATCCCTTACGCAGTCAGACAAACCGTACTGGGAAATTTGGGTAGCCGATAATGGCATCGGCTTTGGAGAAAAATACCTCGACAAACTGTTTCAGATGTTTGGGCGGCTACACGGCCGTAGTCAGTACGAGGGGTCGGGTATTGGGCTCGCTACCTGCAAACGAGTGGCCGAGAACCATAACGGGGCCATCACCGCCCGTAGCGAACCGGGACAGGGGGCCACATTTCTGGTGTATTTGCCAGCATAA
- a CDS encoding HupE/UreJ family protein, with protein MPNTLVLLTVHDNRIDAAVQIPLSELQAAFGHAVNDSAAGLIQRLGPQLRAYLKAHTRLQTPGGKPWTVSVGQLSVQETQNPINGTYRELTAQLQLLPPPGTDVRTFVLHYDAVLHQVVTHKILVSIRQDWARGHLAEQAPVQVGVIELDIVNNQIRPLSVQLEAGSSWAGFGSMVRLGIRHIADGTDHLLFLLVLLLPAPLRVEHRRWGRFGGVGYSLKRLLRIVTAFTIGHSLTLILGTLATGYAGRLPVPDQPIEVAIAFSILVSALHAVRPLFPHREAWVATGFGLIHGLAFASTLVNLQLDTGPLALSILGFNLGIELMQLVVIALTIPWLLLLSRTATYAAIRLLGAGGAAIAALAWMVERITGQTNSLTMQVDALASYAPLLLIGLAILAGVLSWQQRQRISH; from the coding sequence ATGCCGAATACGCTGGTTTTGCTCACCGTGCACGACAACCGGATCGACGCGGCTGTGCAAATCCCTCTGAGCGAACTACAGGCCGCTTTTGGGCATGCCGTCAACGACTCGGCAGCCGGACTCATCCAGCGGCTGGGGCCTCAACTCCGGGCATATCTGAAGGCACACACACGCCTTCAAACGCCCGGGGGTAAACCCTGGACGGTGTCGGTGGGGCAGTTATCTGTACAGGAAACCCAAAACCCGATCAACGGCACTTACCGCGAACTGACAGCCCAGCTTCAGTTACTGCCACCGCCGGGCACCGACGTTCGGACGTTTGTGCTCCACTATGATGCCGTACTTCATCAGGTGGTGACGCACAAAATTCTGGTTTCCATCCGGCAAGACTGGGCGCGGGGGCATCTGGCTGAACAGGCTCCCGTACAGGTGGGCGTAATCGAGCTGGACATTGTGAACAATCAGATTCGGCCGTTGTCGGTGCAGCTCGAAGCCGGCAGTAGCTGGGCAGGTTTTGGTTCGATGGTGCGGCTCGGTATTCGGCACATTGCCGACGGAACCGATCATTTGCTTTTTCTGCTGGTGCTGCTGCTACCCGCCCCCTTACGGGTTGAGCACCGGCGCTGGGGGCGGTTTGGCGGTGTAGGCTACAGCCTGAAACGCTTGTTACGCATTGTTACGGCCTTCACCATCGGGCATTCGCTGACGTTGATTCTGGGCACTCTCGCCACGGGGTATGCAGGCCGGCTTCCGGTACCCGACCAACCCATTGAGGTAGCCATTGCCTTTTCCATTCTGGTATCAGCCCTGCACGCCGTTCGGCCGCTGTTTCCCCATCGGGAAGCCTGGGTGGCCACGGGGTTTGGCCTGATTCACGGACTGGCGTTTGCCAGTACGCTGGTTAATCTACAACTCGATACAGGCCCGCTGGCCCTGAGTATTTTGGGGTTCAACCTGGGTATCGAACTAATGCAGTTGGTTGTCATTGCCCTTACCATTCCGTGGCTGCTACTTTTGAGTCGCACGGCTACCTACGCAGCGATACGGCTGTTGGGGGCCGGGGGAGCGGCCATTGCCGCGCTGGCCTGGATGGTCGAACGCATCACAGGGCAAACCAATTCTCTGACCATGCAGGTCGATGCGCTGGCATCGTATGCGCCACTGCTGCTGATCGGTCTGGCCATACTCGCGGGGGTACTAAGCTGGCAACAACGCCAACGGATTAGCCACTGA
- a CDS encoding DUF3500 domain-containing protein: MRKSFSLLVFLSLAGILTILSCQKDDSTVTPTSATISTLNCASPVFSATAVSGSAYTGTLTIPYTGGNGATYGAGTTVASTGVTGLNAVLQAGSLTSGSGNLTFAISGTPSGAGTASFPISFGGQSCNVALSVGAPGSGTGTTTNCTSATGLARVVCLAEAFKATLTATQLTTVQLTYTKASAIRWSNLPEALYSAKRVGINLGALNATQLAAARALLAAIMAQGVTDEGYDEMEGNLAADDYLGANGGGSTYGAGQYYLAFLGTPSTTGLWELQFGGHHYTFANTYNGGKVTGATPAFRAVEPMAAVTTNGRTYQPVEQERKAFADMLAGLSSTEQTTAKLSSTFTDILLGPGKDAQFPATRQGLKVGDLTAAKKALVLNAIKLYVNDLDAETAATILAKYTTELDNTYVAYSGTLTMSSVNDYVRIDGPSVWIEYSMQGGIVIRNTPHPHSVWRDRTGDYGGN; this comes from the coding sequence ATGCGTAAGTCTTTTTCGCTACTTGTTTTTCTCTCTCTGGCGGGCATCCTGACCATACTTTCCTGTCAGAAGGACGACTCGACCGTAACCCCAACCTCGGCAACCATTTCTACACTAAACTGCGCAAGCCCCGTTTTTTCGGCAACGGCCGTTAGCGGTAGTGCCTACACCGGCACCCTGACAATTCCGTACACTGGTGGCAACGGAGCAACCTACGGAGCTGGCACCACCGTAGCCTCAACGGGTGTTACGGGTCTAAATGCGGTTTTGCAGGCCGGTTCGCTCACCTCAGGAAGCGGCAATCTGACCTTTGCCATTAGCGGCACCCCATCGGGTGCGGGCACAGCCAGCTTTCCAATTAGTTTTGGGGGTCAATCGTGCAATGTTGCGCTCAGCGTGGGCGCTCCCGGCTCAGGAACCGGGACAACCACCAACTGCACATCGGCAACTGGCCTGGCCCGGGTGGTGTGTCTGGCCGAAGCCTTCAAAGCAACACTTACCGCCACTCAACTGACCACCGTACAGCTGACTTATACCAAGGCAAGCGCCATTCGCTGGTCGAACCTCCCCGAAGCCCTGTACAGTGCCAAACGGGTTGGTATCAATCTGGGCGCACTCAACGCTACGCAGCTTGCCGCTGCCAGGGCCCTTCTGGCGGCTATTATGGCCCAGGGCGTCACCGACGAGGGTTACGACGAAATGGAAGGCAACCTGGCCGCCGACGATTACCTCGGGGCTAATGGCGGAGGCAGCACCTACGGCGCTGGCCAATACTACCTGGCCTTTCTGGGAACACCCAGCACCACCGGCCTTTGGGAGCTTCAGTTTGGCGGTCACCATTACACCTTTGCCAATACGTACAACGGTGGTAAAGTGACCGGGGCCACCCCGGCTTTCCGGGCAGTGGAACCGATGGCTGCGGTTACGACCAATGGTCGCACCTACCAACCCGTGGAGCAGGAGCGAAAAGCGTTTGCCGACATGTTGGCCGGACTGAGCAGCACCGAACAAACAACCGCTAAGCTGTCATCCACGTTTACCGACATTCTGCTCGGCCCCGGCAAGGATGCTCAGTTTCCGGCAACCCGTCAGGGGCTTAAAGTTGGCGACCTGACTGCCGCCAAAAAGGCCCTGGTGCTCAATGCGATCAAACTTTATGTCAACGACCTCGACGCCGAGACAGCCGCTACCATACTGGCTAAATACACGACCGAACTCGACAATACCTACGTGGCCTACTCCGGTACGCTGACCATGAGCTCGGTAAACGACTACGTTCGGATTGATGGACCGAGTGTCTGGATCGAATATTCGATGCAGGGCGGCATTGTAATTCGCAACACACCACACCCTCACTCAGTTTGGCGCGACCGCACGGGCGATTACGGTGGCAACTAA
- a CDS encoding GNAT family N-acetyltransferase, with product MINHEVVNDQYIVQIASEDHLRLAETICQEMERSAKARGTGIAKRSPIYVMEKMLEGKAIVATTMAGEWVGFCYIETWEHGKFVANSGLIVHPDHRKSGIATRIKAKAFELSRKRFPNAKIIGLTTSLAVMKINSDLGYEPVTLSELPADEAFWKGCSSCVNYDILNRTNRKHCLCTGMLYDPEQHRKEEKKENWNFLKESKLYERWMKLKERILLRFQDRQRARRHDRELETA from the coding sequence ATGATTAATCACGAAGTAGTCAACGACCAGTATATCGTACAGATTGCCAGCGAGGATCACCTCCGTCTGGCCGAGACCATCTGTCAGGAAATGGAACGCAGCGCTAAAGCCCGGGGCACCGGTATTGCCAAGCGCTCGCCCATTTATGTCATGGAAAAAATGCTTGAGGGCAAGGCCATTGTCGCTACGACAATGGCCGGCGAATGGGTCGGCTTCTGCTACATCGAGACCTGGGAGCACGGTAAATTTGTGGCCAATTCGGGCCTCATCGTGCATCCTGATCATCGGAAAAGCGGTATTGCAACCCGGATCAAGGCCAAAGCATTCGAACTGTCGCGCAAGCGGTTTCCCAATGCAAAAATCATTGGATTGACCACCAGCCTGGCTGTCATGAAGATCAACTCTGATCTCGGTTATGAGCCAGTAACTCTGAGCGAACTGCCTGCCGACGAAGCGTTCTGGAAAGGCTGCTCGAGCTGTGTGAACTATGATATTCTGAACCGGACCAACCGGAAGCACTGCTTGTGTACAGGCATGCTCTACGACCCCGAGCAACACCGGAAAGAGGAGAAGAAGGAAAACTGGAATTTCCTGAAAGAATCGAAACTGTACGAACGCTGGATGAAGCTGAAAGAGCGGATCTTACTCCGGTTTCAGGATCGGCAGCGCGCCCGTCGGCACGACCGCGAGTTGGAAACGGCTTAG
- a CDS encoding ABC transporter ATP-binding protein — MQEETKSGKIFDLATLRRLYTFIRPYQGRFYLLVLIIMLAAALAPVTPLLIRYTIDNEIAAGDYKGLSLMLASMVGVLVVQAVMQFSNTYLSGWLGQHVIRDIRVQLYHKILHLRLKFFDNTPIGRLVTRTISDVETLADVFSEGMAAIAGDILQLILIIGVMFYTDWRLAAISLSMVPLMLISTYIFKEKIKASFNEVRTAVANLNAFVQEHITGMNIVQIFGSEKIEADKFRAINDEHRKANIRSIWYYSIYFPVADILSAAGTGLVVWYGAREILNSEVTFGTVTAFVMFINLFFRPIRMLADRFNTLQMGIVSTDRILKLLDSDDYTQNNGSYVPEKLRGEVEFENVWFAYNDENWVLRDISFRVAEGETVAFVGATGAGKSSIINLLSRFYDINRGHIRIDGRDLHDYELGALRRNIGVVLQDVFLFSDTIENNITLGDPTISRESMIEAAKLVGVHEFIERLPGGYSYNVMERGATLSVGQRQLISFVRAMVQNPRIIVLDEATSSVDTETEELIQRAIEKLMKGRTAIVIAHRLSTIQKADNIIVVDKGHLVEQGTHEELLQREGAYANLYRMQYKEMA; from the coding sequence GTGCAAGAAGAAACCAAGTCGGGCAAAATTTTTGACCTTGCGACCCTCCGCCGACTCTATACGTTTATCCGACCGTATCAGGGCCGGTTTTACCTGCTGGTGCTGATTATTATGCTGGCGGCCGCTCTGGCGCCCGTAACGCCCTTGCTGATCCGATACACCATCGACAACGAAATTGCGGCTGGCGACTACAAAGGGCTATCGCTCATGCTGGCCTCGATGGTCGGGGTGCTGGTGGTGCAGGCGGTGATGCAGTTTTCAAACACCTACCTCTCGGGCTGGTTGGGGCAACACGTTATTCGCGACATTCGGGTGCAGCTGTACCACAAAATTCTGCACCTCCGGCTCAAGTTCTTCGATAATACCCCCATTGGTCGACTGGTAACGCGCACGATCTCCGACGTTGAAACGCTGGCCGATGTGTTTAGCGAGGGCATGGCCGCCATTGCGGGTGATATTCTCCAGCTGATTCTGATCATTGGCGTGATGTTTTACACCGACTGGCGGCTGGCGGCCATCAGTCTGTCGATGGTGCCGCTCATGCTGATCAGTACCTACATTTTTAAGGAAAAGATCAAGGCCTCGTTCAACGAAGTCCGGACGGCGGTGGCTAACCTCAACGCCTTTGTGCAGGAGCACATTACGGGCATGAACATTGTCCAGATATTTGGTAGTGAGAAAATCGAGGCCGACAAGTTCCGCGCCATCAACGACGAGCACCGGAAAGCCAATATTCGCTCCATCTGGTACTACTCCATTTATTTTCCGGTAGCCGATATTCTGTCGGCGGCAGGCACAGGTCTGGTGGTCTGGTACGGGGCCCGCGAGATTTTGAACAGCGAGGTAACCTTCGGGACCGTTACGGCTTTTGTGATGTTCATTAACCTGTTCTTCCGGCCCATCCGAATGCTGGCCGACCGGTTCAACACCCTACAAATGGGTATCGTGAGCACCGACCGTATCCTGAAACTCCTCGACAGCGACGACTACACCCAGAACAACGGTTCGTACGTGCCCGAGAAACTCCGGGGCGAGGTGGAGTTTGAAAACGTCTGGTTTGCCTACAACGACGAAAACTGGGTGCTCCGCGACATATCGTTCCGGGTGGCTGAAGGCGAAACGGTTGCGTTTGTAGGGGCTACTGGCGCAGGAAAATCATCGATTATCAACCTCCTGAGTCGGTTCTACGACATCAACCGGGGGCACATCCGAATCGACGGCCGTGATCTGCACGACTACGAGCTGGGGGCACTACGCCGAAACATCGGGGTGGTCTTGCAGGACGTTTTTCTGTTTTCCGACACCATCGAGAACAACATTACCCTGGGCGACCCTACCATCAGCCGCGAAAGCATGATCGAAGCCGCCAAACTGGTGGGTGTGCACGAGTTTATCGAGCGGCTACCGGGCGGCTACAGCTACAACGTGATGGAACGCGGGGCTACACTCTCGGTCGGGCAGCGTCAGTTGATCTCGTTTGTGCGGGCCATGGTTCAAAACCCGCGCATCATTGTTCTGGACGAAGCCACGTCGTCGGTCGATACCGAGACGGAAGAACTCATCCAGCGAGCCATTGAAAAGCTTATGAAAGGTCGCACGGCCATTGTCATTGCCCACCGGCTTTCGACTATCCAGAAAGCCGACAACATCATTGTGGTGGATAAGGGGCATCTGGTGGAGCAGGGCACGCACGAGGAGCTTCTGCAACGGGAGGGCGCCTATGCCAACCTATATCGAATGCAGTACAAGGAAATGGCCTGA
- a CDS encoding glycosyl hydrolase family 28 protein translates to MKFISRLAFLLILTAFRPADDKLRIFLIGDSTIADKRPFDAPETGWGMVFPTFFNEAVEVQNHAVNGRSTKSFRTLGHWKTVQTNLRPGDWVLIQFGHNDQKADDTTRFAAAQTDYRKNLIRYIEETRAKGANPVLITPVMRRKFDEAGQFVDQHGEYPGVVKAVAKQYRVPLIDLHSSSREALVQHGVEGSKALFMHLPTKMYPKFPDGKEDNTHFSPYGAAVMASLVADGIRQNVSSLATFLKASPFAGKYAYELPHVAEPAFRKDTFNIVRYGAVPDGVTNNARAINDAIEQCARAGGGTVLIPKGFWLTGPIALKSGVNLHTQAGALVQFSRNTADFPLVKTTWEGVEAIRAQAPISGTDLDNIGITGQGVFDGAGEVWRPVKKSKLTASQWANLLKSGGLLDAEKTTWYPTERALKGASAKRGGVIAEGYTLQNTEDIKEFVRPNLLVLTRCKRVLLENVTFQNSPAWCLHPVLCEHITLRNLTIRNPWYAQNGDGIDLESCRNGLVEGCTLDVGDDGICIKSGKDEEGRKRGIPTENIVVHNNTVFHGHGGFVIGSEMSGGVRNLFVSNCNFLGTDVGLRFKTARGRGGVVEKIYVSDINMTNIPGEAILFDMYYMAKDPVPQAGESNELPTIEAKPLNDGTPQFRDFHIRNVVCQGAETGILIRGLPEMAIKDIDIENAVLQANAGLVCVEADNIRLKNVTLLTKAKTVMTVQNSKNLTLDGIRYADNADLLLRLLGDRSKNIRLLNTDKTKAKKDVEFGGQATASMLSK, encoded by the coding sequence ATGAAATTCATTTCACGACTTGCCTTCCTGCTGATTCTGACGGCCTTCCGTCCGGCTGACGATAAACTGCGTATTTTTCTCATCGGCGATTCGACCATTGCCGACAAACGCCCGTTCGACGCGCCCGAAACGGGTTGGGGCATGGTGTTCCCCACCTTTTTCAACGAAGCCGTAGAGGTACAAAACCATGCTGTGAACGGACGAAGCACCAAAAGTTTCCGGACACTGGGCCATTGGAAAACGGTACAGACTAACCTCCGCCCCGGCGATTGGGTCCTGATTCAGTTTGGCCACAACGACCAGAAAGCCGACGATACAACCCGGTTTGCAGCCGCTCAGACCGACTACCGCAAAAACCTTATCCGGTACATTGAGGAAACCCGCGCCAAGGGGGCTAACCCGGTGCTGATTACCCCCGTGATGCGCCGTAAGTTCGATGAAGCCGGTCAGTTCGTCGATCAGCACGGTGAGTACCCTGGCGTGGTGAAAGCCGTGGCGAAGCAGTACCGCGTACCCCTTATTGACCTGCACAGCAGTAGCCGGGAGGCTCTGGTACAACACGGTGTGGAGGGCTCCAAAGCCCTGTTTATGCACTTGCCCACCAAAATGTACCCTAAGTTTCCCGACGGTAAGGAAGATAACACGCACTTTTCGCCCTACGGCGCGGCAGTGATGGCGAGTCTGGTGGCCGATGGCATCCGGCAGAATGTGAGTTCACTGGCAACGTTTCTGAAAGCATCGCCCTTTGCGGGCAAATACGCCTACGAGCTACCGCACGTAGCCGAACCGGCATTCCGGAAAGATACCTTCAACATTGTGCGGTACGGAGCCGTACCCGACGGGGTGACCAACAACGCCCGCGCCATCAACGACGCTATTGAGCAGTGTGCGCGGGCCGGGGGCGGCACCGTCCTGATTCCGAAGGGATTCTGGCTCACCGGCCCCATCGCGCTCAAAAGTGGTGTCAACCTGCACACGCAGGCGGGGGCACTGGTACAGTTTAGCCGCAACACCGCCGATTTTCCGTTGGTCAAAACCACCTGGGAGGGCGTGGAAGCCATTCGGGCACAGGCGCCAATTTCGGGCACCGACCTCGACAATATTGGCATCACGGGTCAGGGCGTGTTCGACGGCGCAGGTGAGGTTTGGCGGCCGGTGAAAAAAAGTAAACTGACGGCCTCGCAGTGGGCCAACCTGCTCAAATCGGGTGGTTTGCTCGACGCCGAAAAAACAACCTGGTACCCCACAGAGCGGGCTCTCAAGGGGGCATCGGCCAAACGCGGGGGCGTGATAGCCGAAGGGTACACCTTGCAGAATACCGAAGACATTAAGGAGTTTGTGCGGCCCAACCTGCTCGTACTCACCCGGTGCAAGCGCGTGCTGCTCGAAAACGTAACCTTTCAGAACTCGCCCGCCTGGTGCCTGCACCCGGTACTTTGCGAACATATCACCCTACGAAACCTGACCATTCGGAACCCGTGGTACGCCCAAAACGGCGACGGTATCGACCTCGAATCGTGCCGCAATGGGCTGGTAGAAGGCTGCACCCTCGATGTGGGCGACGATGGTATCTGTATCAAATCAGGCAAGGACGAAGAAGGCCGCAAACGGGGTATTCCGACCGAAAACATTGTGGTGCACAACAATACCGTTTTTCACGGGCACGGCGGCTTTGTGATCGGTAGTGAAATGTCGGGCGGGGTGCGAAATCTGTTTGTATCGAACTGCAATTTTCTGGGGACTGACGTTGGGTTGCGGTTTAAAACAGCCCGTGGACGCGGGGGCGTCGTCGAAAAGATTTATGTGTCAGACATCAACATGACCAACATTCCGGGCGAGGCTATCCTGTTTGATATGTATTACATGGCCAAAGACCCCGTACCGCAGGCCGGTGAGTCGAACGAACTGCCCACTATTGAGGCCAAGCCCCTGAACGACGGTACCCCACAGTTCCGCGATTTTCACATTCGCAACGTGGTTTGTCAGGGTGCCGAAACGGGCATTCTGATCCGGGGTCTGCCCGAAATGGCCATCAAAGACATCGACATCGAAAATGCCGTGTTGCAGGCCAATGCCGGGCTGGTATGCGTAGAGGCCGATAACATTCGGCTTAAAAACGTGACCCTGCTTACCAAAGCCAAAACCGTCATGACGGTGCAAAACAGCAAAAACCTGACCCTCGACGGAATCCGCTACGCCGACAATGCCGATTTGCTCTTGCGCCTGCTCGGCGACCGCTCGAAAAACATCCGGCTGTTGAACACCGACAAAACAAAGGCTAAAAAAGATGTCGAGTTTGGCGGTCAGGCTACTGCCTCGATGCTGTCTAAGTAA